From Synoicihabitans lomoniglobus, the proteins below share one genomic window:
- a CDS encoding type II secretory pathway, component PulD, whose protein sequence is MFHLTRLSRFLCFTTGFIAAGLLTPTESVQAQSTTETKIRLMADALRARDDGDLEAAERNLLELTELAPTDPAVKRLLMSVQQDLAAERQRFDITPAPVATSSAPPADSLTRASSAAEPGPNRLPPSTPEPEVAAIAKMEAEIAALAAAEETRQRQLIDAARTQGRDARTLQEQGRFEAALATLDTAMMSMPENPLTLPVIKELADQRDQTRRAQAEALSAARTAVVRPREVPPVQTSAPIVTVATAPAPSRSEALWAEARADYAAGRYGSAQDTVDELLAYEPGHRGAARLAARITEERATSAANWRGDARQSLIEEVGLAWRRPELASEPSSESHQGAGGVNPLQQKLHSIRIPSVSFSSVELHRVVSTLSDLSREFDPAGDGRGGINIIVIDPQDRRPNVSLTLRDLSLKRVLDFITDSIGYQYEVQADAIVVRPGGETSTLDTEFFPITRSTVIRMTGIGGGLASGGAVVANDPFSPAPVSGPNAPGGGSEAAALQMFLQQAGVDFEGIAGASLAYDGSAMIVTQTSRNVERIRNILNRYNDVRQVEIEAKFMEVQEGALEELGIQWSVTHGVRGDPRYLATGDTQNRSLSDAFTNTVAGTTGRIFRPAQGELRDTDGNITQAATDELSIPIVNSPATLPQAVDLAANAGSLANIQGLIGEFDVNAVVRALSRQQGSDLLSAPKVTVLSGNPATITVAQELRYPTSYGEVRSEVGSSSRESSSAGVTITAGTPQDFETRKVGVELRVTPTVEEDDYSISLDLNPKVTEFEGFVEYGGQSVAISNNTTVTVPSGFYQPIFSTREVSTKVTLWDGSTLVMGGLTREEVKTVHDKVPFLGDIPGLGRLFRSTGETTQKRNLLIFVTANLVSPGGSPKKQIVTGVPPSSTYQNQSIVTPEGPAARN, encoded by the coding sequence ATGTTTCATCTCACGCGACTTTCTCGGTTTCTTTGCTTCACCACCGGCTTCATCGCAGCGGGACTCCTCACTCCGACGGAGTCGGTTCAGGCGCAGAGCACGACCGAGACCAAGATTCGGCTAATGGCCGACGCCCTGCGGGCCCGCGATGACGGGGATCTGGAAGCCGCGGAACGCAATCTCCTCGAACTCACGGAACTCGCGCCGACGGACCCTGCGGTAAAACGACTCCTGATGTCGGTGCAACAAGACCTCGCGGCCGAACGGCAACGTTTCGACATCACCCCCGCGCCGGTCGCGACGTCGTCCGCTCCCCCGGCGGATTCCCTTACTCGGGCCTCTTCGGCCGCGGAACCGGGGCCGAACCGCTTGCCCCCATCCACTCCTGAACCCGAAGTAGCAGCCATCGCGAAAATGGAGGCGGAGATCGCGGCGCTCGCGGCTGCGGAAGAAACTCGCCAGCGGCAACTCATCGATGCTGCGCGCACGCAAGGTCGGGACGCGCGAACGCTGCAGGAACAAGGGCGCTTTGAAGCCGCTCTTGCGACGCTCGACACGGCGATGATGTCGATGCCCGAAAACCCACTCACCTTGCCGGTGATCAAGGAACTGGCCGATCAACGTGATCAAACTCGGCGGGCGCAGGCCGAAGCCCTGTCCGCGGCCCGAACCGCCGTCGTTCGTCCTCGCGAGGTTCCCCCCGTTCAAACATCCGCGCCGATCGTAACGGTCGCGACCGCGCCAGCGCCCAGCCGGTCGGAAGCATTGTGGGCCGAAGCGCGCGCCGACTACGCCGCCGGTCGTTACGGTTCCGCGCAGGATACCGTTGACGAGCTTCTCGCGTATGAACCCGGCCACCGAGGAGCAGCTCGACTGGCGGCGCGGATCACGGAAGAACGGGCGACTTCCGCGGCCAATTGGCGGGGCGATGCGCGTCAGTCTTTGATTGAAGAAGTGGGCTTGGCGTGGCGTCGCCCTGAACTCGCATCCGAGCCGAGCTCCGAGTCCCATCAGGGGGCGGGTGGAGTGAATCCATTACAGCAAAAACTGCATTCAATCCGCATTCCCAGCGTGAGTTTCAGTTCCGTGGAATTACACCGGGTGGTCAGCACGTTGAGCGATTTATCGCGAGAGTTCGATCCGGCCGGTGACGGTCGAGGCGGCATCAATATCATCGTGATCGATCCCCAGGATCGGCGGCCGAACGTGAGCCTCACGTTGCGCGATCTGTCGCTGAAACGGGTGCTCGATTTCATCACCGACTCCATTGGCTACCAATACGAAGTGCAGGCCGATGCCATTGTCGTGCGACCCGGTGGTGAGACTTCCACGCTCGATACGGAGTTTTTTCCGATCACCCGGTCCACGGTGATTCGCATGACTGGAATCGGCGGCGGTTTGGCCTCCGGGGGCGCGGTAGTGGCAAATGATCCCTTTTCGCCGGCACCGGTTTCGGGTCCGAATGCGCCCGGCGGTGGGAGCGAAGCTGCCGCGTTACAGATGTTTTTGCAGCAGGCGGGCGTGGATTTCGAAGGCATTGCCGGAGCCAGTCTCGCTTACGATGGCTCGGCCATGATCGTCACCCAGACGTCGCGCAATGTGGAACGCATCCGAAACATTCTCAATCGTTACAACGATGTGCGACAGGTGGAGATCGAGGCCAAGTTCATGGAAGTCCAGGAAGGTGCGTTGGAGGAACTTGGTATCCAATGGAGTGTGACACACGGCGTGCGGGGCGACCCGCGCTATCTCGCCACGGGAGATACGCAGAATCGCAGTCTTAGCGACGCGTTCACCAACACCGTGGCGGGCACGACCGGACGAATTTTTCGACCGGCGCAAGGCGAGCTTCGCGATACCGACGGCAATATCACGCAGGCTGCGACCGATGAATTGTCGATTCCGATTGTGAACAGTCCGGCAACCCTGCCGCAGGCGGTGGACCTCGCCGCCAACGCCGGGTCACTAGCCAACATCCAAGGCCTCATCGGTGAGTTCGACGTCAACGCCGTGGTGCGGGCGCTCTCGCGTCAGCAAGGGTCTGATCTGTTGAGCGCGCCAAAGGTGACGGTGCTATCGGGCAATCCCGCAACCATCACGGTGGCGCAGGAACTGCGCTACCCCACGAGCTACGGTGAGGTCCGCAGTGAAGTGGGATCGTCGAGCCGGGAAAGTTCATCGGCCGGGGTGACGATCACGGCGGGCACGCCACAGGATTTTGAAACGCGCAAAGTCGGGGTGGAGTTGCGCGTGACGCCGACGGTCGAGGAAGACGATTACAGCATCAGTCTGGACCTGAATCCGAAGGTGACGGAGTTCGAGGGCTTCGTCGAATACGGCGGCCAGAGTGTGGCGATTTCCAACAATACCACGGTCACGGTGCCGTCCGGGTTTTATCAGCCGATCTTTTCCACCCGCGAGGTCTCGACGAAAGTCACCCTATGGGATGGCTCCACGCTCGTCATGGGTGGGTTGACGCGAGAGGAAGTGAAGACGGTTCATGATAAAGTGCCGTTTCTCGGCGACATCCCCGGGCTCGGTCGCCTCTTCCGTTCAACGGGGGAGACGACGCAAAAACGCAATCTGCTGATATTCGTGACGGCCAACCTGGTGAGCCCAGGCGGGTCCCCGAAGAAGCAAATCGTAACCGGTGTGCCTCCCAGTTCGACCTATCAAAATCAATCGATCGTTACCCCGGAAGGTCCTGCCGCCCGCAATTGA
- a CDS encoding ElyC/SanA/YdcF family protein: MFWLKKLLGALLQPLTVVILLQLLGFILLLRRQKRAGLACLISSWLLLITASNEGIADNLILRLESQYPPAYATAVLPIPPALATCEYIAVLGGGHKHDTAQSAVGRLAPSSLGRLTEAVRLARSMPSSRLLLCGYTSDDYPESHAEVLALAAVELGIDRTRITLLADVRDTHDEVHAIHAITGDKPVALITSAWHMPRAMGLATKAGLNAVACPADFNLAPNGERPNPWFNWSLAGLERSSLATREALGLLWTRMRGQR, encoded by the coding sequence GTGTTTTGGCTCAAGAAACTCCTCGGGGCGCTGCTCCAGCCCCTCACGGTCGTAATCCTGCTGCAATTGCTGGGATTCATTTTGCTACTTCGCCGACAAAAACGAGCCGGTCTGGCGTGCCTGATCTCGAGTTGGCTGTTACTGATCACCGCTTCCAACGAAGGCATCGCGGACAATCTGATCCTGCGACTCGAATCGCAGTATCCGCCAGCCTATGCCACCGCCGTGCTGCCGATCCCACCGGCGCTGGCCACGTGTGAATATATCGCAGTTCTCGGCGGTGGCCACAAACACGACACCGCTCAAAGCGCCGTGGGCCGACTTGCCCCCAGTTCCCTGGGACGACTCACCGAAGCCGTTCGACTCGCCCGCTCGATGCCCTCGAGTCGCCTGCTCTTGTGCGGTTACACTTCCGACGATTATCCCGAATCTCATGCTGAAGTGCTGGCCCTGGCCGCGGTGGAATTGGGCATTGATCGCACCCGCATCACATTGCTTGCCGACGTCCGCGACACTCACGACGAAGTGCATGCCATTCACGCGATCACCGGCGATAAACCCGTCGCCTTGATCACCTCGGCCTGGCACATGCCGCGCGCCATGGGCCTTGCCACCAAAGCCGGGCTCAACGCCGTCGCCTGTCCGGCCGATTTCAACCTCGCGCCCAACGGCGAACGACCCAATCCGTGGTTCAATTGGAGCTTGGCCGGACTTGAACGATCGAGCCTCGCCACCCGCGAAGCGCTGGGATTGCTCTGGACTCGAATGCGCGGCCAGCGATGA
- a CDS encoding 5'-3' exonuclease gives MSTWLLIDGFNLAYRCFFAIPELTRSDGFPTNALHGWVKTIWKLEDQEKADGILVFFDLGGAQDRLALLPDYKAQREEMPEALSQQIPVIKELTRLMGLGGIEIEGVESDDLLAAQAVALANDGHTVKIVSADKDFAQTVTDNISMLLPPPSANPRLGWRAMGPAEVVTKFGVTPDKIADYLALVGDAADNIPGVAGVGPKTASKWLNEHGSLEGVIANAAVLKPDRFRLIVAADADRLRINLQLTTFNPNLPVQPAVKPPADGTSLVARLRELEMKSATIEAERRYGASQGELF, from the coding sequence ATGTCAACTTGGCTGCTCATTGATGGATTCAACCTCGCTTACCGGTGCTTTTTTGCGATCCCGGAACTGACCCGCTCCGACGGGTTTCCGACCAACGCGCTGCACGGTTGGGTTAAAACCATTTGGAAGCTGGAAGATCAGGAGAAGGCGGACGGGATTCTCGTCTTTTTCGATCTGGGAGGCGCGCAGGATCGGCTGGCATTGTTGCCCGACTACAAGGCCCAACGGGAAGAAATGCCCGAAGCGTTGAGCCAACAGATTCCGGTCATCAAAGAACTGACCCGATTGATGGGCCTGGGCGGCATTGAAATTGAAGGGGTCGAAAGCGATGACTTGCTCGCGGCCCAAGCCGTGGCGTTGGCGAATGACGGTCACACCGTGAAGATCGTGAGTGCCGACAAGGATTTTGCCCAGACGGTCACAGATAACATTTCCATGCTGTTGCCGCCGCCATCGGCCAATCCCCGCCTCGGTTGGCGGGCCATGGGACCGGCGGAAGTGGTGACCAAGTTTGGCGTTACGCCGGACAAAATCGCCGACTATCTCGCTCTCGTCGGCGACGCGGCGGACAACATTCCGGGGGTGGCGGGAGTGGGGCCCAAAACAGCGTCCAAGTGGCTCAATGAGCACGGTTCGCTCGAAGGCGTGATCGCGAATGCCGCCGTGCTGAAACCCGATCGATTTCGGCTGATCGTGGCGGCGGATGCGGACCGATTGCGGATCAATCTGCAACTCACCACGTTTAACCCGAACCTTCCGGTTCAGCCGGCGGTGAAGCCACCGGCTGACGGAACCTCGCTGGTCGCCAGATTGCGAGAATTGGAAATGAAGTCAGCGACCATCGAGGCCGAGCGCCGCTACGGGGCCTCCCAAGGCGAACTGTTCTGA
- a CDS encoding ATP-binding protein has translation MLNLWAHRRRFWGGEFVAIIGFGLGLISSPPTATGAPLASAPEGQIETGVPPTTMLGRESLGLDALPTDLHHMPDGRILIVAPRQLVFGDGMRWETINRAADDRTAPLVGVVVNDDGRIYAGMQDGFGEVVFAENGTWSLKRVADFPADLAQNVAVPRYAINLNGRWFWHSESGIIIEWTPGHTPEFFGRASTVESIFEFQSDLYLSDRVIGQLFRTGDGEPVPIFSKEKLTADDAITTAIPFNDEFALVGTYSHGLKLFDGQSLRDFTTTGMLAGDLRFLSILPAPRNRFVAAIDGHGLVYFDREGRVLDVLDRSRDTRLTRIRRIITTGNDVYWALLTDGVVRVEFPNSLTTFESLLTAGIDSIAIHRFEGKLWLLADGKVLRAHHNHENRLIGFYDESPPEGFGYSLSTATGHVLAGTDRGLYQHNGTGWVLLDADSKNFRLLSAATQTDRWVYSAAGEVGWFSLANGLPVYERHPIDASLSVFDYQVDGDGIFWLEMGSGRLGRLSVVGNELNLRVLNQDDGVPEGWVQVYIFNGQPHFNIADRLFSYDAATRRLVPDREMRERLSEFRLIVGRPVYDNAGRFWVTGDDRVHLYDTTTEPWTNLGIDLPGGLTPFYMSVQDDDVVWLHGFQRLARYDPALEHVRPPLKAAFISRIVLTESNRTIFNPPAELPDLSHNNSSMVVHFMAPGTDIHAPSAFEMRLNDEAEWTDHGTAGSAVINGLAEGSYELQIRAKSGDTYTTPTSVRFTILAPWFRTNLAYFAYAVGAVGLIGGAIWISTILERRENLRLDSLVRQRTTELKETNDQLEEQVEEIRILSQAINQSPVSILITQSNGTILFANPRACELTGLRESDLIGRKAESIRVIENGSSVFEAIKARLDDGETWSGELTNRHTDGHRVHVRSTISPIKQADGSVRFHLILDEDITQWLAEQETHRRLEDQLFQARKLESIGTLAGGIAHDFNNILTGILGNCEIALMDVEPDSELANDLNDIRKSGLRAKDLVSQILTFSRKADSKLIPVDLEGPVSEALKLVRATTPSFIEIKQNLHSGLVLADATQIHQIVLNLCTNAAHAIDDKSGRIDVELKPFAVDASLAKEVPGLSVGPHLILIVSDNGMGMDAATMERIFDPFFTTKDQGKGTGMGLSIVQGIMASHQGAYRVRSRTGAGTTFELYFPICGQKPAARETPSQAIAPGASREILVVDDEPTVADFVSTRLRQFGYRPCTFGDPREALAAYRAEPNRFSALVSDLTMPHLTGADLIQELRNLGSQIPALIITGYGRENALEKLHTLSNTYVLGKPFSGEELTRLLGRALRGETETSPPGPWV, from the coding sequence ATGCTAAATCTTTGGGCACATCGTCGTCGATTTTGGGGCGGCGAATTCGTGGCCATCATCGGGTTCGGTCTGGGTTTGATAAGCTCGCCCCCGACGGCGACCGGAGCACCGTTAGCCTCCGCCCCGGAAGGACAGATTGAAACCGGCGTGCCTCCGACCACCATGCTCGGTCGGGAATCGTTGGGCCTGGACGCGCTTCCCACCGACCTGCATCACATGCCCGATGGTCGCATCCTGATCGTTGCACCGCGCCAGTTGGTCTTCGGGGACGGCATGCGATGGGAAACCATCAACCGCGCCGCGGACGACCGCACCGCCCCGTTGGTCGGCGTGGTGGTCAATGACGACGGACGGATCTACGCCGGCATGCAGGATGGTTTTGGCGAAGTGGTGTTTGCCGAAAACGGCACTTGGAGCCTCAAACGAGTCGCCGATTTTCCGGCCGACTTGGCACAGAACGTGGCGGTGCCGCGCTACGCCATCAATCTGAACGGTCGGTGGTTTTGGCACAGCGAAAGCGGCATTATCATCGAATGGACGCCCGGCCACACGCCGGAATTCTTCGGCCGCGCCAGCACGGTTGAGTCCATCTTTGAATTCCAAAGCGATCTCTACCTGAGCGACCGCGTGATCGGTCAACTCTTCCGCACCGGTGACGGCGAACCGGTGCCGATTTTCAGCAAGGAGAAACTCACCGCCGACGACGCCATCACGACCGCCATTCCCTTCAATGATGAATTCGCCCTCGTGGGCACCTATTCACACGGTCTCAAACTTTTCGATGGTCAGTCCCTGCGCGACTTCACCACCACCGGGATGCTGGCGGGAGACCTGCGGTTTCTCAGTATCCTCCCTGCCCCGCGGAATCGTTTCGTGGCGGCGATTGATGGTCATGGCCTGGTATATTTTGACCGCGAGGGACGGGTGCTCGATGTGCTGGACCGGTCGCGCGACACCCGCCTGACGCGTATCCGAAGGATCATTACAACAGGCAACGATGTCTACTGGGCTCTGCTGACGGACGGCGTGGTGCGAGTGGAGTTCCCCAACTCGTTGACCACGTTCGAGTCGCTGCTTACCGCCGGGATCGATTCCATCGCCATTCATCGATTCGAAGGCAAACTCTGGCTGCTCGCCGACGGCAAGGTGCTCCGGGCTCACCATAACCATGAGAATCGGTTGATCGGTTTCTACGACGAGTCCCCGCCGGAGGGCTTCGGCTATTCGCTCTCCACAGCCACCGGCCATGTGCTCGCGGGGACCGATCGGGGGCTCTACCAGCACAACGGCACGGGATGGGTTCTGCTGGACGCGGACTCCAAAAACTTCCGCCTGCTCAGCGCAGCGACGCAGACGGACCGCTGGGTTTACAGTGCCGCGGGTGAGGTCGGATGGTTTTCCCTGGCGAATGGGTTGCCGGTTTATGAACGCCACCCCATCGACGCGTCGTTGAGCGTATTCGACTACCAGGTGGATGGGGATGGCATTTTTTGGCTCGAAATGGGATCCGGCCGTCTCGGGCGTCTCAGCGTCGTGGGGAACGAGCTGAACTTACGGGTGCTCAACCAAGACGACGGCGTGCCGGAAGGTTGGGTCCAAGTCTACATTTTCAACGGACAACCTCATTTCAATATCGCGGACCGGTTGTTCAGCTACGATGCAGCCACCAGGCGATTGGTTCCCGACCGGGAAATGCGGGAACGATTGTCCGAATTTCGACTGATTGTCGGCCGCCCCGTGTATGACAATGCCGGTCGATTTTGGGTCACGGGCGACGACCGGGTTCATCTTTACGATACGACCACTGAACCTTGGACCAATCTAGGCATCGATTTGCCGGGCGGGCTCACCCCTTTTTACATGAGCGTGCAGGACGACGACGTTGTGTGGCTGCACGGGTTTCAGCGATTGGCGCGCTATGATCCGGCGCTGGAACACGTGCGTCCCCCTCTCAAGGCCGCGTTTATTTCGCGAATTGTCCTCACCGAATCAAATCGCACCATTTTCAATCCGCCGGCCGAACTCCCCGATCTCAGTCACAATAACAGCTCCATGGTGGTGCACTTCATGGCACCGGGCACAGACATCCACGCCCCCAGCGCGTTTGAGATGCGACTCAACGACGAGGCAGAGTGGACCGACCATGGCACCGCCGGCTCCGCGGTCATCAATGGCCTCGCGGAGGGCTCCTACGAATTGCAAATTCGGGCCAAATCAGGCGACACTTATACGACGCCGACGAGCGTGCGCTTCACCATCCTGGCGCCTTGGTTTCGCACCAACCTCGCCTACTTTGCCTACGCCGTGGGGGCGGTTGGCTTGATTGGAGGTGCCATCTGGATTTCCACCATTCTCGAACGACGAGAGAATCTGCGATTGGATTCACTGGTCAGACAACGCACCACCGAACTCAAGGAAACCAACGATCAATTGGAGGAGCAGGTCGAGGAGATCCGCATTCTCTCACAAGCCATCAACCAGAGTCCGGTCAGTATCCTGATCACTCAAAGCAACGGCACCATTTTGTTCGCCAATCCACGGGCCTGTGAACTGACGGGGCTGCGTGAGTCGGATCTGATTGGTCGCAAAGCCGAGAGCATCCGCGTGATCGAAAACGGCTCATCCGTATTCGAGGCGATCAAGGCCCGTCTGGATGACGGCGAAACATGGTCCGGCGAACTGACCAACCGTCACACCGACGGGCACAGGGTGCACGTGCGATCCACGATTTCCCCGATCAAACAAGCCGATGGTTCGGTCCGGTTCCACCTCATCCTCGACGAAGATATCACGCAGTGGCTCGCCGAGCAGGAGACTCACCGCCGCCTGGAGGATCAACTGTTTCAAGCCCGTAAACTTGAATCAATCGGCACGCTCGCCGGGGGTATTGCGCACGATTTCAACAACATCCTCACCGGCATCCTCGGTAACTGCGAAATTGCCCTCATGGATGTCGAGCCCGACAGCGAATTGGCGAACGACCTCAACGACATTCGCAAGTCCGGTCTGCGCGCCAAGGATCTCGTTTCGCAGATCCTTACCTTCTCCCGCAAAGCCGACTCCAAACTCATTCCCGTCGACCTTGAGGGACCCGTGTCCGAAGCGCTCAAACTCGTGCGCGCCACCACGCCTTCGTTTATCGAAATCAAACAGAATCTGCATTCCGGTCTGGTGCTCGCCGATGCCACTCAGATTCATCAGATTGTGCTCAACTTGTGCACGAACGCCGCGCACGCCATCGATGACAAATCCGGCCGGATCGATGTGGAGCTCAAGCCGTTTGCCGTCGATGCCTCGCTCGCCAAGGAGGTGCCCGGTCTGTCCGTCGGCCCGCACCTGATTCTCATTGTTTCCGACAACGGCATGGGCATGGACGCGGCGACCATGGAGCGAATTTTCGATCCCTTCTTCACCACCAAGGACCAAGGCAAGGGCACCGGCATGGGCTTGTCCATCGTCCAGGGGATCATGGCCAGTCACCAAGGAGCCTACCGGGTGCGCAGCCGGACGGGGGCCGGCACGACGTTCGAACTGTATTTCCCCATTTGCGGACAAAAACCCGCCGCACGGGAAACGCCATCGCAGGCCATCGCGCCGGGCGCATCCCGCGAGATTCTGGTGGTCGACGATGAGCCCACGGTCGCGGATTTCGTATCCACCCGACTGCGACAATTCGGCTACCGACCGTGCACGTTTGGCGACCCCCGGGAAGCGTTGGCCGCCTATCGCGCCGAGCCAAACCGGTTCTCGGCCCTGGTCTCGGACCTCACCATGCCCCATCTCACCGGGGCCGACCTGATCCAGGAATTGCGCAACCTTGGATCCCAAATCCCGGCGCTCATCATCACGGGCTACGGACGGGAAAACGCCTTGGAAAAACTTCACACGCTCAGCAACACCTACGTGCTCGGCAAACCCTTCTCCGGTGAGGAACTCACGCGCCTGCTCGGGCGCGCATTACGCGGGGAAACCGAAACCTCGCCCCCCGGTCCCTGGGTTTAG
- a CDS encoding response regulator transcription factor produces MSSEPKPLILVVEDEEELAKLISVHLEEAGMQAQICGRAAHATRFLKRNFANLMLLDINLPDQSGFTLLEELRREDVSVPTIFLTGNALETTKVQGFELGGDDYITKPFGYAELIARIRAVLRRSESRDDLKVTKNARVSDEPFSLCGGTVHPGRLEIHFGENVEKIGRKELGILAYLHAHEGIVITRKALIHSVWGIHADVKSRSLDQYIVKVRDLFKRNGSSLDAFRTVHGVGYIFDPSGAADTDA; encoded by the coding sequence ATGTCTTCCGAACCCAAGCCACTGATACTCGTTGTCGAAGATGAAGAAGAGTTGGCCAAACTCATCTCGGTGCATCTCGAAGAGGCGGGCATGCAGGCACAGATCTGCGGACGGGCCGCGCACGCCACCCGCTTCCTCAAGCGCAATTTTGCCAACTTGATGCTGCTCGACATCAACCTGCCCGACCAATCCGGGTTCACGCTGCTGGAAGAACTGCGACGCGAGGATGTTTCCGTTCCGACCATTTTTCTCACCGGCAACGCGCTTGAAACCACCAAGGTGCAGGGCTTCGAACTGGGAGGCGACGACTACATCACCAAGCCTTTCGGTTATGCGGAACTCATTGCTCGCATCCGCGCCGTGCTCCGGCGCTCAGAATCGCGTGATGATCTCAAGGTCACTAAAAACGCCCGGGTCAGCGACGAACCCTTTTCGCTCTGCGGCGGCACCGTGCATCCCGGACGGTTGGAAATTCATTTCGGGGAAAACGTCGAAAAAATCGGCCGCAAGGAATTGGGCATTCTCGCCTACCTCCATGCCCACGAGGGCATCGTCATCACCCGCAAAGCGCTCATTCATTCCGTCTGGGGAATCCATGCGGATGTGAAAAGTCGCTCCCTTGACCAGTATATCGTCAAGGTGCGCGATTTGTTCAAGCGCAACGGAAGCTCCCTGGACGCGTTCCGGACCGTGCATGGCGTTGGTTATATTTTCGACCCGTCCGGAGCCGCGGATACCGACGCTTGA
- the hisG gene encoding ATP phosphoribosyltransferase has protein sequence MLGLPKGSLEESTKTLFAKAGWKITTSSRSYRPSIDDSELDGRFVRAQEVSRYVEHGFFDCGLTGYDWVQENESDVVEVCDLIYSRASTLKSRWVLCVPEASDVQKPEDLAGKRVATELMGTVKRYFAERGIDAKVEFSWGATEVKVPDLVDAIVDITETGSSLRANNLRIVDTLLETNTKLIANKASWANPAKRKKIETIAMLLQGALQADNKVGLKMNLERSRVDAVQAILPAMRGLTVAPLTVADWCAVETVIPESDARELIPKLIELGAEGIVEYPLNKIVH, from the coding sequence ATGCTCGGACTGCCGAAGGGCAGCCTCGAGGAATCGACCAAAACCCTCTTCGCCAAAGCGGGTTGGAAAATCACCACGAGTTCGCGGTCGTATCGTCCCTCGATCGACGACAGCGAACTGGACGGCCGTTTTGTGCGCGCCCAGGAAGTCAGCCGTTACGTCGAGCATGGCTTTTTCGACTGCGGATTGACCGGCTACGACTGGGTGCAGGAGAACGAGTCCGATGTGGTGGAGGTTTGTGACCTCATCTACAGCCGCGCATCCACGCTCAAGTCCCGGTGGGTCCTGTGCGTGCCGGAGGCCTCCGACGTGCAAAAACCGGAGGACCTGGCGGGTAAGCGCGTCGCCACCGAACTCATGGGCACCGTGAAGCGTTACTTCGCGGAGAGGGGAATCGACGCCAAGGTGGAGTTTTCGTGGGGCGCCACCGAAGTGAAGGTGCCGGATCTGGTGGACGCGATCGTCGACATCACCGAGACCGGATCATCGCTGCGGGCCAACAATCTTCGGATTGTCGATACGTTGCTGGAGACCAACACCAAGCTCATCGCGAACAAGGCGAGCTGGGCCAACCCGGCGAAACGCAAGAAAATCGAGACCATCGCCATGCTGCTGCAGGGCGCATTGCAGGCGGACAACAAGGTCGGTCTCAAGATGAACTTGGAGCGTTCCCGCGTTGATGCCGTTCAGGCCATCCTCCCGGCGATGCGCGGCCTCACCGTGGCACCGCTCACGGTCGCCGATTGGTGTGCCGTCGAAACGGTCATTCCGGAAAGCGATGCCCGCGAACTTATCCCGAAGTTGATCGAGCTCGGTGCCGAAGGCATTGTGGAATATCCGCTCAACAAGATAGTTCACTGA
- a CDS encoding carbon-nitrogen hydrolase encodes MRKVTLGLLQHACTGDPKANLKKTLAQAEKAAKQGAKIICTQELFRSEYFCQSEDHDNFALAEPIPGPSTKAFQKVAKKHGVVIVASLFEKRASGLYHNTAVIIDADGSLLGIYRKMHIPDDPLFYEKFYFTPGDTGFRAWDTKFGRIGVLICWDQWYPEGARLTALQGAEILFYPTAIGWHPSEKAEYGENQHGAWETIQRSHAVANGCYVAAVNRVGLETPIGGDGIEFWGQSFVAGTSGQILAKASVEKEEILLVPIEMDKVDVTRTHWPFLRDRRIDAYGDLTKRFIDRT; translated from the coding sequence ATGCGCAAGGTCACGCTCGGACTCCTCCAACACGCCTGCACGGGCGATCCCAAAGCCAATCTCAAGAAGACTCTGGCGCAGGCTGAAAAAGCCGCGAAACAGGGCGCGAAGATCATCTGCACCCAGGAGCTGTTCCGGTCGGAGTATTTTTGTCAGAGCGAGGATCACGACAACTTCGCGCTGGCGGAGCCGATCCCGGGTCCCAGCACCAAAGCCTTCCAGAAAGTCGCCAAAAAGCACGGGGTGGTGATCGTCGCCTCGCTCTTTGAGAAGCGCGCCTCCGGCTTATATCACAATACGGCGGTCATCATCGACGCCGACGGATCCTTGCTGGGCATCTACCGCAAGATGCACATCCCGGACGACCCCCTGTTTTACGAAAAGTTTTACTTCACTCCGGGCGACACCGGTTTCCGCGCTTGGGACACGAAGTTCGGTCGCATCGGTGTGCTGATCTGCTGGGATCAGTGGTATCCCGAAGGTGCCCGCCTCACGGCGCTGCAGGGCGCGGAAATCCTATTCTATCCGACCGCGATCGGCTGGCATCCGTCGGAAAAAGCTGAATACGGCGAGAATCAACATGGCGCCTGGGAAACGATTCAACGCAGCCATGCCGTGGCGAACGGTTGCTATGTGGCGGCCGTCAATCGCGTGGGACTCGAAACTCCCATCGGTGGCGATGGTATCGAATTCTGGGGACAGAGTTTTGTCGCTGGCACCAGCGGACAAATCCTGGCCAAGGCTTCGGTCGAAAAGGAAGAGATTTTGCTCGTTCCCATCGAGATGGACAAGGTGGACGTCACGCGCACGCACTGGCCGTTTTTGCGTGATCGACGTATCGACGCTTACGGCGACTTGACCAAGCGTTTCATCGATCGCACCTGA